From the Candidatus Cloacimonadota bacterium genome, the window CAAGACTAGGCTGGGTATTGAGCAACTTGGACGCTATATACTGCCTGGGATACTGGGTGTTCTGAAGAGGTATTCAGGGATGAGGCATTCGTATGCGATGAGGATGAAATGTTAGTACTGATTGAATCATATAGACCAAAGTCAAGTTTTGCAGTTTTTATAAAACTCTTTCATAGAACGCATAATGTCAATATTCTGACGGTTTCTGACAAATCCGACTTGCTCGAGGATCTTTGCTGCTCCAGGGCTGGATATGTCTAGTGCTTGTATCGACGAGTAAACACCATTCGTGAACACATGATTAATGCAGTTTTGTATAACTGCTCTTGCTAGGCCCCTTTTTCGATAACTTTGCTCAGTTGATAAATAATTAATTGTAAGCATATCTGGATTCATACTCGGATAAGCTCTTATTGTCGTTATTGGCTCATCTGAATCTAATGCTACTGACCAAACTGCTTTACCTATCAAAGTGTTTTCCCATAAAACAAATTCTTCTTTCCAATATGGATATGCCAACGATTCAAGGGCATGCATTTTTGCTCGGTATTGAAGGGGGATAGATTCCATTATAAGAAACTCAATATTTCTATTCATTTCTTTTGTTTCTTCTACAGATGCAAGAACCGCATCTTGATTAAACATATCCTTATAGTAATATACATTTTCGTGGTTTTGAAATGGCATGATTCACCTCCTTTAATATATCTGAATCTATGATTAGGGAATAGTCCCCTCTACATTCTCGTATTCAGATCTCGCCATAATTCCAGGACGCTTTCAGTACGATACATCACATGTCTCCTAAGAGTTTTTTCGATTGCGAAACTCAATGGTTGTGGTAATTCTAAAGCCATTTGGCGAGGTTTTCCTGCTAGAATATCTTCTGGAGTAAAACTAAGTTTGGTCGACAACGCTAGTTGCAAAAAGACTAATCCTAAATGATACAAATCAATTCTATGATCGATAGGTCCAAACTCGTCAGGATTCATGATTTCAGGCGGTAGCATCCATTGGGCTCGAACATTGCCTACTGATACATCTGTTATGAACTTACCAACCCCCAAATCTCCTAGCTTGAATTGAATTACATCAGGATTTGCGTCATTCATTTCGTCCTTAACAAACTTAGTAAAGATGTTGCCAACATGAATGTCTTGGTGCACAAATTGGTTAACGTGTAGATAGTGTACAGCCTGCAATATACATCTTGCGATAGGTCTTAACCACAACATCCCTTCCAGTCCATCAAGTGAAAACAGTCCATCTAAGGAGCCATAACAACGTTCTGTGACAATATAAAAAGTATTCCTGTACTCAAAGGCATCATAAACATAAGTAACATTGGGATGGCGTAACAAAACTAGTTTCTGAAATTCTTCTACGGCATTATCTTTAACATATTCGTAAGAGCCA encodes:
- a CDS encoding GNAT family N-acetyltransferase; its protein translation is MPFQNHENVYYYKDMFNQDAVLASVEETKEMNRNIEFLIMESIPLQYRAKMHALESLAYPYWKEEFVLWENTLIGKAVWSVALDSDEPITTIRAYPSMNPDMLTINYLSTEQSYRKRGLARAVIQNCINHVFTNGVYSSIQALDISSPGAAKILEQVGFVRNRQNIDIMRSMKEFYKNCKT
- a CDS encoding protein kinase family protein, which translates into the protein MQEIVPSQQAKQCVFPSEGEVITSLLTNNTYEIGSKIGEGNFSHVYACTDVWDNDLAVKVLKPLGSYEYVKDNAVEEFQKLVLLRHPNVTYVYDAFEYRNTFYIVTERCYGSLDGLFSLDGLEGMLWLRPIARCILQAVHYLHVNQFVHQDIHVGNIFTKFVKDEMNDANPDVIQFKLGDLGVGKFITDVSVGNVRAQWMLPPEIMNPDEFGPIDHRIDLYHLGLVFLQLALSTKLSFTPEDILAGKPRQMALELPQPLSFAIEKTLRRHVMYRTESVLELWRDLNTRM